The region AGGGCGATCTCAGCGACATTCCGCTGCTCAGCCCGGTTGGGCTCTTGGGATTGGCCGCGCTGATGCTGAGCGCCGCCCTTTACCTGCACTTCCGCAAGGGCCTCCTCAGCCGCTGAGGGCCTTCTTGAGCAGTATGATCTGGCCGGCGTGATAGAGGTTGTGCTGCACGACTCCGTGGAGCAGGAAGTAAACGGAATAAGCGCGGTTGCCGACCTGGCTTTCCAGGTCTTCGTCCTGCAGGGCCGCCACCGTCTCGCGCAGGCTCCGATTCTCGTCGCCCAGGTCGCGCAGCGCCTTTGCCCAGGCTTTCTGTCCGTTTTCCTCTACTGCGGGCCAGTCCTCTTCGTCGGATGGATCGATGCTGCCGCCCAGCAGTCCTCTGCGGGCTTCGCGCTGCCAGGCGGTGATGTGCAGAACCAGTTCCCAGATGCTGTGGGCGTCGGCCAAGGGGCGCGCCGCGGCCTGCTCAGCCGTGACGCCTTCCAGCACCGCGGTCAGCGAGGGGCCGTGCCAGGCCTCCCCTTGATAAGAGCGTTTCAACTGATCGGCGATGCGTTTGCATTCTCGCTGCATGGGTGTGTGGATGCCGCTGGCCGCCGCCAGGTTTCTGTGTGGATCAAAGCGAAACCCGCCAGCGGCGATACCGCCGAAAAAGGAGGCCGCCCAGCAGGACGACCGCCGCCAAAGGCACGCCGGCGGAGTCGTCCCGCCGCCGCCAAAAGCAGTCCGGCGGCAAGCTTGAGCCAGGTGGCGGACGTTGAGGACTGGACGGGCGGCGAGCCCAATTGGCGTCCCAGCCTCCAGGCCTCGGTGCAAACGGGACAGGCCGCCACGTGTTCCAGCAGGCTGGAGAGCTCTTGCGGCGGCAGCTCATCCTGAATGCCCTTCCAAAGCCGCTCGCGCGCAGGACAGTCCGGGCGCGGACGGTCGGAAGGCGATGTGCCCAAAAAGTGTTCCTGGATACGTTCCAAGTCGCTTTGCTCGACTTTCATGGCCTGACCCCTAAGCTTTCAAGGCATGGCGGGGCTGCGATATCACTTCGTGCCCTTTCACGACTGAG is a window of Acidobacteriota bacterium DNA encoding:
- a CDS encoding DinB family protein, producing MQRECKRIADQLKRSYQGEAWHGPSLTAVLEGVTAEQAAARPLADAHSIWELVLHITAWQREARRGLLGGSIDPSDEEDWPAVEENGQKAWAKALRDLGDENRSLRETVAALQDEDLESQVGNRAYSVYFLLHGVVQHNLYHAGQIILLKKALSG